In Mangifera indica cultivar Alphonso chromosome 1, CATAS_Mindica_2.1, whole genome shotgun sequence, a single genomic region encodes these proteins:
- the LOC123210666 gene encoding patellin-3-like, with product MSQQTPVSHVEQVVLVTDVPLPDDKSTTNAAPTLGKHLPVTEEEDHLKPTHVDNSSVVETEPLKSGGDDGEKVLVSDSFEEESTRVADLADYEKKALAEFKQLVQEALNKHEFSNVTSLSSPPPAAPKEEEKKEANAVIEEDKKPAAVGLAEPCVEQPSKEEPETIAEEKNEPKKEESATVKEAEVVEGKIAAVVVAETLDDDGAKTVEAIEETIVAVASTAPQKQLESPAKDQAESKEAVTPQEESKDSKSETAMPPEEVSIWGIPLLADERSDVILLKFLRARDFKVKEAFTMLKNTVRWRKEFGIDELVETTDLGDDLEKVVFMHGVDKEGHPVCYNVYGEFQNKELYQKTFSDEEKRQNFMRWRIQFLERSIRKLDFSPGGISTIVQVNDLKNSPGFGKWELRQATKQALHLLQDNYPEFVAKQVFINVPWWYMAVHRMISPFLTQRTKSKFVFAGPSKSAETLFRYIAAEQVPVKYGGLSKDGEFAPTDAVTEITVKPAAKQTVEFPVTEACHLSWEVRVVGWEVNYSAEFVPSAEESYTVIIQKARRISSNEESVLSDSFKISEPGKIVLTIDNSTSKKKKLLYRLKTKPSSGYPTFKNQLCSA from the exons ATGTCTCAACAAACCCCTGTTTCTCATGTTGAACAAGTTGTACTTGTAACTGATGTTCCACTGCCCGATGACAAGAGTACAACCAATGCAGCCCCCACCCTGGGGAAACACCTGCCGGTGACTGAGGAGGAGGATCATTTGAAGCCTACCCATGTTGATAACTCTTCTGTTGTGGAGACTGAGCCGCTGAAATCTGGTGGTGATGATGGAGAGAAGGTGCTTGTTTCGGATTCTTTCGAAGAAGAGAGCACGAGAGTTGCTGATCTTGCCGATTACGAGAAGAAAGCTCTTGCAGAATTTAAGCAGCTTGTTCAAGAAGCACTTAACAAGCATGAATTTAGTAATGTGACCTCATTATCATCACCACCACCAGCCGCacccaaggaagaagaaaagaaagaggcGAACGCTGTGATCGAGGAGGACAAGAAGCCAGCCGCAGTGGGACTGGCCGAACCATGTGTCGAACAACCATCGAAAGAGGAGCCTGAAACCATTGCCGAGGAAAAGAACGAACCAAAAAAGGAAGAGAGCGCCACTGTGAAGGAAGCTGAAGTGGTCGAAGGAAAAATAGCTGCAGTAGTAGTTGCTGAAACACTTGATGATGATGGTGCAAAGACTGTGGAAGCCATCGAAGAGACCATTGTAGCCGTGGCTTCAACGGCTCCACAGAAGCAGCTCGAGTCACCGGCCAAGGATCAGGCAGAGTCGAAGGAAGCCGTGACTCCCCAAGAGGAGTCTAAAGACAGCAAGTCCGAGACTGCAATGCCGCCTGAAGAAGTCTCCATATGGGGGATTCCACTTTTAGCTGATGAAAGAAGCGATGTGATTCTTCTAAAGTTTTTACGGGCGAGAGATTTCAAGGTGAAAGAAGCCTTCACAATGCTGAAGAACACGGTCCGCTGGAGGAAGGAGTTCGGCATTGATGAGTTGGTTGAAACAACAGACTTGGGTGATGATTTGGAGAAGGTTGTGTTTATGCACGGTGTTGATAAAGAAGGACACCCAGTTTGCTACAATGTGTATGGTGAGTTCCAGAACAAGGAACTTTATCAGAAAACGTTTTCTGATGAAGAAAAGAGGCAAAATTTTATGAGATGGAGAATTCAATTCCTAGAAAGGAGTATCAGAAAATTAGATTTCAGTCCTGGTGGGATTTCCACCATTGTTCAGGTAAATGATTTGAAGAACTCTCCCGGATTCGGAAAGTGGGAGCTTAGACAAGCAACCAAACAGGCCCTTCATTTGCTTCAGGACAATTATCCAGAGTTTGTTGCCAAACAG GTGTTCATCAATGTGCCATGGTGGTACATGGCAGTTCATAGGATGATAAGTCCATTTCTGACCCAGAGGACTAAAAGCAAGTTTGTCTTTGCTGGTCCTTCCAAATCTGCAGAGACCCTTTTCAG ATACATAGCCGCCGAGCAAGTTCCTGTCAAATATGGAGGGTTGAGCAAAGATGGTGAATTTGCCCCCACTGATGCTGTTACTGAGATCACTGTAAAACCAGCGGCAAAGCAGACGGTAGAATTCCCAGTAACCGAG GCATGCCATTTATCTTGGGAAGTGAGAGTGGTGGGATGGGAAGTGAACTATTCTGCAGAATTTGTGCCAAGTGCTGAAGAAAGCTACACAGTCATAATCCAAAAGGCAAGAAGGATCTCCTCAAATGAAGAAAGTGTATTGAGTGACAGTTTCAAGATTAGTGAACCTGGAAAAATAGTTCTCACCATTGACAATTCAAcctcaaagaagaagaaattactCTACCGTTTGAAGACCAAGCCTTCTTCCGGATATCCAACCTTCAAGAATCAACTTTGTTCtgcataa